In one window of Bdellovibrio bacteriovorus W DNA:
- a CDS encoding ABC-type multidrug transporter, ATPase and permease protein (COG1132 ABC-type multidrug transport system, ATPase and permease components), with the protein MNDNFMNEDLVKTKITYPTLFKRLWPYARKEKALLFSAIFAVAVGALVARLIPALIGYAIDEGVQNKKYEVFAFVVGAYLGLEILRSILSFANVYLFQLFGNRMLFHLREDLMSHVQRLPLQFFNKTPTGRIVTRLTNDVMSLGELFTDGVISVFTHMVIIVSVVIALALISWKLTIVTLILAPIFIGASFYLSNKIRAILSEQKRKLSVINAFLAENLNGIKVVQLYNRANKNRQRFGGLSEDYRDTNMRSIRAYALMQPIMNLFNATTITSALYFGGYLSAQGSIAIGALVAYLMNIQDFIPPLREILEKYQQFQNSLTSAERIFTLMDESQEHELASTELLALPSVQGEIEIKNLNFRYEDNLPLVLKNIQLKITPGESIALVGRTGSGKSTFISLLQRFYDAPHDSIFIDSVAIEKLPRRDIRRIVGVVQQDNYIFRGTIADNIGLGDERISSSAIEAACIKTGYMNLLKKTGRSLESAVEERGANLSVGERQLISFARILAFNPDILILDEATANIDSESEAIIQAATREVTKGRTSIIIAHRLSTIEQCNRIVVLDQGNIIEVGSHKELMEAKGQYYQFASLGLNSTEMDTSAAGTADP; encoded by the coding sequence ATGAATGATAATTTCATGAATGAGGATCTTGTAAAAACAAAGATCACCTACCCCACTCTATTCAAACGTCTTTGGCCCTATGCTCGCAAAGAAAAGGCATTGTTATTTTCTGCTATCTTCGCTGTAGCTGTAGGAGCGTTGGTCGCGCGCCTTATTCCTGCCCTGATTGGTTATGCCATCGACGAGGGCGTACAGAATAAAAAGTATGAGGTCTTTGCCTTTGTTGTTGGCGCCTACCTAGGTCTCGAGATCCTGCGCTCAATCCTATCGTTTGCAAACGTGTATCTTTTCCAACTCTTTGGAAATCGCATGCTCTTTCATTTGCGTGAAGATCTTATGAGCCACGTACAAAGACTGCCACTACAATTTTTCAACAAAACTCCGACTGGCAGAATTGTGACTCGCCTCACGAACGACGTCATGTCCCTAGGAGAGCTTTTCACCGATGGGGTTATTTCAGTATTTACCCACATGGTTATTATTGTTTCTGTTGTTATCGCGCTAGCATTGATTTCATGGAAACTAACAATTGTAACATTGATACTCGCTCCAATTTTTATTGGAGCCTCGTTTTACCTGAGTAATAAAATTCGTGCGATTCTCAGTGAGCAAAAGAGAAAGCTCTCTGTCATCAATGCTTTCCTTGCAGAAAACTTAAATGGCATCAAGGTGGTTCAGCTTTACAACCGTGCCAATAAGAACCGCCAAAGGTTCGGCGGTCTTTCCGAAGACTATCGCGACACCAATATGCGCTCGATTCGCGCCTATGCCCTCATGCAACCAATCATGAATCTCTTCAACGCGACTACGATTACGAGTGCCCTTTATTTTGGTGGCTATCTTAGCGCACAAGGTTCTATTGCTATCGGAGCATTGGTTGCATATCTGATGAACATTCAAGATTTCATTCCACCTCTGCGTGAGATCCTTGAGAAATACCAACAGTTTCAGAACTCTTTAACCAGTGCTGAGCGTATCTTTACTCTGATGGATGAGTCACAGGAGCATGAGCTTGCGTCAACAGAGCTTTTAGCTCTGCCTAGCGTTCAGGGTGAAATTGAAATTAAAAATTTGAACTTCAGATATGAAGATAATCTCCCCCTGGTCTTAAAAAATATTCAATTAAAAATTACCCCTGGGGAATCCATTGCTCTAGTCGGTCGCACTGGGAGCGGTAAATCGACGTTTATCTCTTTATTACAGCGCTTTTACGATGCTCCCCATGACTCTATTTTTATTGACTCTGTGGCTATCGAAAAACTACCTCGCAGAGATATCCGTCGCATTGTTGGAGTCGTTCAACAGGATAATTATATCTTCAGAGGAACAATTGCCGACAACATTGGCTTAGGGGATGAGCGCATCTCTTCTTCTGCGATTGAAGCGGCCTGCATTAAAACAGGTTACATGAATCTTTTAAAGAAAACGGGGCGCTCTCTAGAAAGTGCTGTTGAAGAACGCGGAGCCAATCTTTCTGTCGGCGAACGTCAGTTGATTTCTTTTGCACGCATCTTAGCTTTTAATCCTGATATTTTGATTCTCGATGAAGCCACAGCGAATATCGACTCGGAAAGCGAAGCGATTATTCAAGCTGCGACTCGCGAAGTGACGAAGGGGCGCACGAGTATTATCATCGCCCATCGCCTGAGTACGATTGAACAATGCAATCGCATTGTCGTATTAGATCAAGGGAACATCATTGAGGTGGGCTCCCATAAAGAGCTTATGGAAGCCAAAGGTCAGTACTATCAATTTGCTTCTCTAGGCTTAAATTCCACAGAGATGGACACATCTGCTGCCGGCACAGCCGACCCATAG